From one Enterococcus sp. DIV2402 genomic stretch:
- a CDS encoding alpha-glucoside-specific PTS transporter subunit IIBC, producing the protein MMEKFQKFGGAIFTPVLLFTFSGIMVALSIVFTNPMLVGSLANEGTLWTNVWTIFQNGAWTVFNQMEILFAIGLPLGLAKKATGRAALESFVLYITFTYFVSSFIQLFGPFFGVDFNAEVGGDSGLKMIAGIKTLDTGVLGAILVAAVVVWVHNRYFDKKLPDWLGIFQGSAFVCIVGFFVMFLLAFATCLIWPKIQSGIGSLQHLMANSGIFGVWLYTFLERILIPTGLHHFIAAPFVYGPAVVEGGLTRYWMEHIHEFAQSTKPMIELYPEGGFALTGNSKIFAPLGIAGAFYMTANPDKKKKVLTLLIPITLTAIVAGITEPLEFTFLFVAPMLFVVHALLAATMAAVMYQFGVVGDLGAGLIEQAAKTWIPLAQNHWQTYVLQFVIGICFTVLYFFVFRALILKFNLATPGREEEKEEVKFYSKQEYREKQKGDTNESPFYDQAARFVEALGGKENIETVANCATRLRVSVADVEKLASDGIFRNLGAHGVVRKGNAVQVIVGLDVPMVKAQVDLIMKGK; encoded by the coding sequence ATGATGGAGAAGTTTCAAAAATTTGGTGGAGCAATCTTCACGCCCGTTTTATTATTTACATTTTCAGGTATTATGGTTGCGTTAAGTATTGTCTTCACTAATCCCATGCTTGTTGGTTCGTTAGCCAATGAAGGAACGTTATGGACGAATGTCTGGACGATTTTCCAAAATGGTGCATGGACGGTTTTTAATCAAATGGAAATCTTATTTGCAATCGGTTTGCCATTAGGATTAGCGAAAAAGGCAACCGGACGTGCTGCGTTGGAATCATTTGTTTTATATATTACATTTACTTATTTTGTTAGTTCATTTATTCAGTTGTTTGGTCCATTTTTTGGCGTTGACTTTAATGCAGAAGTTGGTGGCGATAGTGGCTTAAAAATGATTGCCGGCATTAAAACATTAGATACAGGTGTCTTAGGGGCTATCTTAGTCGCAGCTGTAGTAGTTTGGGTTCACAATCGTTATTTTGATAAAAAACTCCCCGACTGGTTAGGTATTTTCCAAGGATCAGCTTTTGTTTGTATCGTAGGATTTTTTGTGATGTTTCTCTTGGCATTTGCTACTTGCTTGATTTGGCCAAAAATTCAATCAGGCATTGGTTCATTACAACATTTAATGGCGAATTCGGGAATTTTTGGTGTGTGGCTTTATACTTTTCTAGAACGGATTTTAATTCCCACTGGTTTACATCATTTCATCGCGGCACCATTCGTTTATGGACCAGCTGTTGTTGAAGGTGGTTTAACCCGTTATTGGATGGAACATATTCATGAATTTGCACAAAGTACCAAACCAATGATTGAATTATATCCAGAAGGTGGATTTGCGTTAACAGGTAACTCCAAAATTTTTGCGCCATTAGGGATTGCGGGTGCGTTTTATATGACTGCGAATCCTGATAAAAAGAAAAAAGTATTAACATTATTAATTCCAATTACGTTAACGGCAATTGTTGCCGGAATTACCGAACCACTGGAGTTTACGTTCTTATTTGTCGCACCGATGTTATTTGTTGTGCATGCGTTGTTAGCTGCAACTATGGCAGCTGTAATGTATCAATTTGGTGTAGTAGGCGATTTAGGAGCGGGCTTAATTGAACAAGCTGCTAAAACATGGATTCCTTTGGCACAAAATCACTGGCAAACATATGTATTACAATTTGTTATTGGTATTTGTTTTACGGTGCTATATTTCTTCGTTTTCCGTGCACTAATTTTAAAATTCAATTTAGCTACTCCAGGACGTGAAGAAGAGAAGGAAGAAGTAAAATTTTATAGTAAACAAGAATACCGTGAAAAACAAAAAGGAGACACAAACGAAAGTCCATTTTATGATCAAGCAGCAAGGTTTGTAGAAGCTTTAGGTGGCAAAGAAAATATTGAAACCGTCGCAAATTGTGCCACTCGTTTACGTGTGAGTGTGGCTGATGTGGAGAAACTAGCTAGTGACGGTATCTTTAGAAATCTAGGAGCTCATGGAGTTGTTCGTAAAGGGAATGCTGTTCAAGTGATTGTTGGGCTCGATGTTCCAATGGTAAAAGCACAAGTAGATCTAATTATGAAAGGAAAATAA
- a CDS encoding class I SAM-dependent DNA methyltransferase yields the protein MFKEYGRLSTLLYEHTKPIGTSLDGDVEYYFEKLKNVSGPILEAGVGTGRMLIPLLKKGLDVDGVDLSNEMLVQCHTNLTKHEVTANIYQQDLLKLAMPRKYQAIIMPTGSFCLLSRDSIKDILFNFFSHLEDGGKLIVDLEMPIGFTEEKISQSHFLLDQDKGIIMTNFNETIDWFNQKTVSLSKYELVENGQVTQTEYSHFTMYWYGLNEFEMLLSLVGFVEIEREVGYGTDASEIITYIATKK from the coding sequence ATGTTTAAAGAATATGGACGTTTAAGTACTTTATTATATGAGCATACGAAGCCAATTGGGACATCTTTGGATGGAGATGTGGAATACTATTTTGAAAAATTAAAAAATGTGTCAGGACCAATTTTAGAAGCTGGAGTAGGAACAGGGCGTATGCTAATTCCTTTATTAAAAAAAGGTTTAGATGTAGATGGTGTCGACCTATCTAATGAAATGCTGGTTCAATGTCACACCAATCTGACAAAGCATGAGGTTACAGCGAACATTTACCAACAAGACTTATTAAAGCTAGCGATGCCGCGCAAATATCAAGCGATTATTATGCCGACAGGGAGTTTTTGTTTGCTGTCTAGAGACAGTATTAAAGATATCTTATTTAATTTTTTCAGTCATCTAGAAGATGGTGGGAAACTAATTGTTGATTTAGAAATGCCAATTGGATTTACTGAAGAAAAAATAAGCCAATCTCATTTTCTATTAGATCAAGATAAAGGCATTATTATGACAAATTTTAATGAAACGATTGATTGGTTTAATCAAAAAACCGTTTCTCTTAGCAAGTATGAATTAGTCGAGAATGGACAAGTAACACAAACGGAATATTCTCATTTTACAATGTACTGGTATGGTTTAAATGAATTTGAAATGTTGTTAAGTTTAGTTGGTTTTGTGGAAATTGAGCGGGAAGTTGGCTATGGTACGGACGCATCAGAGATAATCACGTATATCGCTACGAAAAAATAA
- a CDS encoding MurR/RpiR family transcriptional regulator, with protein MDIEARARAYSQNLSETDREILSYILEHKEEVTKLGIAELSQLVHASKSSIIRLTKKLEFKGFSEMKFYLEQSMDKQQVSSYSEQALMQLQKQDLEQTNRLIQQTDFTDIIYAMYQAETIYCYGTGFSQKNSLSELSQAMMYKGKRILTFPAKREFDMNMPLISRKDLVIFVSLSGETDAIKENIDMLTLRKIPTISITNLIQNYLSDKAMYNLFYSASPIFLTSQMKDEFYSFISLKLVIDTLIRKYFEYVR; from the coding sequence ATGGATATTGAAGCACGTGCACGCGCCTATTCACAAAATTTGAGTGAGACAGATAGAGAAATTCTTTCGTATATCTTAGAGCATAAGGAAGAAGTGACAAAATTAGGCATTGCAGAGCTGTCTCAACTCGTTCACGCTTCGAAATCCTCGATTATTCGACTAACAAAAAAACTAGAATTTAAAGGATTTTCTGAAATGAAATTCTATTTGGAACAATCGATGGATAAACAGCAAGTATCATCCTATTCTGAACAGGCGTTAATGCAGCTGCAAAAACAAGACTTAGAACAGACCAATCGTTTGATTCAACAAACGGATTTTACCGATATCATTTATGCGATGTATCAAGCAGAAACGATTTATTGCTATGGAACAGGATTTTCGCAAAAAAATTCATTATCAGAATTATCACAAGCAATGATGTATAAAGGAAAACGGATTTTAACGTTTCCGGCTAAACGAGAATTTGATATGAATATGCCACTGATTAGTCGGAAGGATTTAGTTATTTTTGTTTCGTTATCAGGTGAAACAGATGCAATCAAAGAAAATATTGATATGCTGACTTTGAGAAAGATACCAACTATTTCCATTACCAATCTTATTCAGAACTATCTGTCAGATAAAGCGATGTATAATTTGTTTTATTCGGCATCACCAATTTTTCTAACATCACAGATGAAAGATGAATTTTATTCATTTATTTCATTGAAATTAGTAATCGACACCTTAATTCGTAAATATTTTGAATATGTTCGTTGA
- the ppk1 gene encoding polyphosphate kinase 1 produces the protein MEVSEFTNLNYYHRDLSWLLFNRRVIHEAKDPSNPLLEKLRFLAIASSNLDEFFMVRVPSIQSLARLQPKDKDTRTGWTQEDVLLKLYEINLNNTRLQYQYFNQLIEELTKHQKFVKSINELSAEQLQEADSFFYELLLPAVTPIGLDAYHAFPKLAEKKVHIFVQVHQGNRVERAVIPLPPLFSRLHQLANEQTYLFVEQLIIRHLPEIFVGWEIDHSFCFRITYDKDLEFREDTEEKLFTQMEEYIIERSKGLPSRLEISSEWSKEVEESVLILANLLQLKVRDLYWVPGPLDLTFLFPFVDSLAPDFPGLVFPRFIGNTHKELNGAELFQAIEENDLLFHHPYDSFDIVLNFLESAAADPNTIAIKQTLYRMAPNSRVVNALKKAAAKGKQVTVLVELKARFDEENNLHWVQELEEAGCYVSYGLHQLKTHSKALLIVKKDGRQIKQYVHFGTGNYNEKTSSIYTDISLFTAKKEYVADITAFFNYLSGYRQVPNYQRIAVSPNGIQQKLLEKIEQTIVHYQQTKQGAICFKMNSLTDKVVINKLYEASQSGVPIHLIVRGACCLKPGIPNLSETIEVKSIVGRFLEHSRIYAFYTNDKEADVWISSADIMTRNMLHRIEIATPIEKGPALDHLLTILDSFRKDRKKAYYLTASGHSRRLIENNEFSAQEYFIAHSQPNSETIIPMSIKENPNLLSKIRKIWQSH, from the coding sequence ATGGAAGTATCTGAGTTTACTAATCTCAATTACTATCATAGAGATTTAAGTTGGTTATTATTTAATCGTCGGGTCATTCATGAAGCTAAAGACCCGTCAAATCCTTTATTAGAAAAATTACGTTTCTTAGCCATTGCAAGTAGCAATTTAGATGAGTTTTTTATGGTGCGTGTGCCAAGCATTCAAAGTTTAGCTCGCTTGCAACCTAAAGATAAAGACACTCGCACAGGTTGGACACAAGAAGACGTTTTATTAAAGCTATACGAAATAAATTTAAACAACACACGATTGCAATATCAATATTTCAATCAACTGATTGAAGAATTAACGAAACATCAAAAATTTGTGAAATCGATTAATGAATTATCTGCAGAACAACTTCAAGAAGCAGATAGTTTCTTTTATGAACTATTATTACCAGCAGTTACGCCGATTGGTTTAGATGCGTATCATGCTTTTCCTAAATTAGCAGAGAAAAAAGTTCATATTTTTGTGCAAGTTCATCAAGGTAATCGAGTTGAACGTGCGGTAATACCTTTGCCACCACTCTTTTCACGCTTGCATCAATTGGCTAATGAGCAAACCTATCTCTTTGTTGAACAGTTAATTATCCGTCATTTACCTGAAATTTTTGTCGGCTGGGAAATCGATCATTCCTTTTGTTTTCGAATTACTTATGATAAAGATTTAGAGTTTCGTGAAGACACAGAGGAAAAACTTTTTACTCAAATGGAAGAATACATCATTGAACGTTCTAAAGGACTCCCTTCTCGTTTAGAAATTAGCAGTGAGTGGTCAAAAGAAGTTGAAGAAAGTGTCTTAATTCTAGCAAATCTCCTACAATTAAAAGTTCGTGATTTATATTGGGTACCTGGTCCATTAGACTTAACATTTCTTTTTCCATTTGTAGATAGTTTAGCACCAGATTTTCCCGGTCTAGTATTCCCTCGTTTTATTGGAAATACCCATAAAGAATTAAACGGTGCAGAGCTATTTCAAGCGATTGAAGAAAATGATTTACTTTTCCATCATCCGTACGATTCATTTGATATCGTTTTGAATTTTTTAGAATCTGCAGCAGCAGACCCCAACACCATCGCTATTAAACAAACATTATATCGGATGGCACCTAATTCACGTGTCGTTAACGCATTGAAAAAAGCTGCAGCGAAAGGCAAACAAGTAACGGTGCTTGTAGAATTGAAAGCACGTTTCGATGAAGAAAATAATTTGCATTGGGTTCAAGAATTAGAAGAAGCTGGTTGCTATGTTAGTTATGGCTTACATCAATTAAAAACACACAGTAAGGCTTTATTAATTGTAAAAAAAGATGGTCGTCAAATTAAACAATATGTCCATTTTGGTACAGGAAACTACAATGAAAAAACTTCTTCTATTTATACAGATATTAGTTTATTTACTGCGAAAAAAGAGTATGTAGCAGACATTACTGCGTTCTTTAATTATTTAAGTGGCTATCGACAAGTTCCTAATTATCAACGCATTGCAGTTTCACCAAATGGTATTCAGCAAAAGTTGCTCGAAAAAATAGAACAAACTATTGTTCACTATCAGCAAACGAAGCAAGGAGCAATCTGTTTTAAAATGAACTCTCTTACGGATAAAGTAGTGATTAATAAACTTTATGAAGCTAGTCAATCTGGGGTTCCTATTCATTTAATCGTTCGTGGCGCATGTTGCTTAAAACCAGGTATTCCTAATCTGAGTGAGACAATTGAAGTGAAAAGTATTGTCGGCCGTTTTTTGGAACATAGCCGTATCTATGCTTTTTATACCAATGATAAAGAAGCAGACGTTTGGATTTCCTCAGCAGACATTATGACACGAAACATGTTACATCGAATTGAAATTGCAACACCAATTGAAAAGGGACCTGCCTTGGATCATTTATTAACCATTTTAGATAGTTTCAGAAAAGACCGTAAAAAAGCTTATTATCTGACAGCATCTGGTCATTCTCGTCGTCTAATTGAAAACAATGAATTTTCTGCACAAGAATATTTCATTGCGCATAGTCAACCAAATTCAGAAACAATCATTCCAATGAGCATCAAAGAAAATCCAAATTTGTTATCAAAAATCCGTAAAATATGGCAAAGCCATTAA
- a CDS encoding 6-phospho-alpha-glucosidase has product MMNQSSSIVIAGGGSTFTPGIVLMLLDNLDRFPIRQIKFYDNLYERQQQVADACEVIIREKAPEIQFVATTDPEEAFTDVDFVMAHIRVGLYAMREKDEKIPLKYGVVGQETCGPGGIAYGMRSIGGVLEIVDYMEKYSPDAWMLNYSNPAAIVAEATRRLRPNSKIINICDMPIGIEDRMAKAAGLASRKDMEIRYFGLNHFGWWTDIRDKQGNDLMPKIREHVKQHGYLLEEEMEGSQHSDESWVQTFGKAKEVFELDPTTMPNTYLKYYFFPQDEVAHTNPEYTRANQVMASREKHVFSECNRIAHVNTSDGMTLEIDEHASYIVDLARAIKFNTHERMLLIVPNNGAISNFDETAMVEVPCILGANGPEPLTQGKIPQFQKGLMEQQVSVEKLVVEAWIEGSYQKLWQALILSRIVPDARTAKQLLDELYEANKDFWPELN; this is encoded by the coding sequence ATTATGAATCAATCATCATCAATTGTTATTGCCGGTGGCGGTAGTACCTTTACCCCAGGTATTGTTTTAATGTTATTGGATAACCTAGACCGTTTTCCAATTCGTCAGATTAAATTTTATGATAATCTGTATGAACGCCAACAACAAGTTGCGGATGCTTGCGAAGTCATTATTCGTGAAAAAGCACCAGAAATTCAATTTGTTGCTACCACAGATCCAGAAGAAGCTTTTACAGATGTCGATTTTGTTATGGCACATATTCGCGTAGGCTTATATGCGATGCGTGAAAAAGATGAAAAAATTCCATTGAAATACGGTGTCGTTGGTCAAGAAACATGTGGACCTGGAGGCATTGCTTATGGTATGCGTTCAATTGGTGGCGTGTTAGAAATTGTTGACTATATGGAAAAATATTCACCGGATGCATGGATGTTAAACTATTCCAATCCAGCCGCTATTGTCGCTGAAGCAACGCGACGTTTACGTCCTAATTCAAAAATCATCAATATTTGTGATATGCCAATTGGAATTGAAGACCGTATGGCAAAAGCGGCAGGACTTGCTTCTCGAAAAGACATGGAGATTCGTTACTTTGGATTAAATCATTTTGGTTGGTGGACTGATATTCGGGATAAACAAGGAAATGATTTGATGCCTAAAATTCGTGAACATGTGAAGCAACATGGCTATTTGTTAGAAGAAGAGATGGAAGGTTCTCAGCATAGTGATGAAAGTTGGGTACAAACATTTGGGAAAGCGAAAGAAGTCTTTGAACTAGACCCAACCACTATGCCCAACACATATTTAAAATATTATTTCTTTCCACAAGATGAAGTCGCGCATACTAACCCAGAATATACACGTGCCAATCAAGTAATGGCAAGTCGTGAAAAACATGTTTTTTCAGAATGTAATCGAATTGCTCATGTGAATACGTCAGATGGAATGACATTGGAAATTGATGAACACGCATCTTATATTGTCGATTTAGCACGAGCAATTAAATTTAATACACATGAACGAATGTTATTAATTGTTCCAAATAATGGAGCGATTTCAAACTTTGATGAAACAGCAATGGTTGAAGTACCTTGTATTTTAGGTGCAAATGGTCCGGAACCACTGACACAAGGGAAGATTCCACAATTCCAAAAAGGCTTGATGGAACAACAAGTGTCGGTTGAAAAACTAGTAGTGGAAGCATGGATTGAAGGATCGTATCAAAAGTTGTGGCAAGCACTAATTCTTTCTAGAATTGTACCGGATGCTCGTACAGCCAAACAACTATTGGATGAGTTATACGAAGCAAACAAAGACTTTTGGCCAGAATTAAACTAA
- a CDS encoding Ppx/GppA family phosphatase codes for MKKKKNIAIIDIGSNTVRLVIYQLNEQMVFTELQNIKLPVRLYQFLDEENELTKTGVHQLLRVMNLFKEIAHSYALEEMIATATAVIRQSKNAQEILEVVEKKTGITIRLLSEKEEAYYGQYAIVRTTAFSEAYTIDMGGGSTEITYFKDNEIIYSHSFPFGVVTLKQLFFNEHSPNNEHALEQTNSYLKKQFASLPWLKDRKIPIIAIGGSSRNIATVHERMTDFPVVGIHQYEMKKKDLKDTLTLFTSLSFSELQSLDGLSKERADIIIPANLTFIALMEQVHAPKFIFCNKGLREGLLMESVNQKYPATYSPHHVKMTSIQRFVDTYQIDNYRTKKRTQIVELLLNEIKQKQLMNDEIEQLTAYVSYGSQLYHIGSYIEEDNSAYHSFYLLANSNLNGFTHRERISLALLASYKNKSLFKLFVKPFKQWFTEEELKYIRLAGSLIKFCEALNITTVNEIIHFSLKDKETYFVLKVEWSFDPVAEEYRANRQKKNLENIINKKVVIDFKKA; via the coding sequence TCCGTTTAGTCATTTACCAATTAAATGAACAGATGGTATTTACTGAACTGCAAAATATCAAATTGCCTGTTCGTCTCTATCAATTTCTAGATGAAGAAAATGAACTAACCAAAACTGGTGTTCATCAATTACTACGAGTAATGAATTTATTCAAAGAGATTGCCCATAGCTATGCGTTAGAAGAAATGATTGCAACTGCCACAGCCGTTATTCGGCAATCAAAAAATGCCCAAGAAATCTTAGAGGTAGTCGAAAAGAAAACAGGTATTACTATTCGTTTATTATCTGAGAAAGAAGAAGCTTATTATGGGCAATACGCTATTGTACGTACCACTGCATTTTCAGAAGCCTATACCATTGATATGGGTGGCGGTAGTACAGAAATCACTTATTTTAAGGATAATGAAATCATATATAGTCATAGCTTTCCTTTTGGCGTTGTGACTTTAAAGCAACTTTTTTTTAATGAGCATTCACCCAATAATGAACATGCACTTGAACAAACAAATAGTTATCTCAAAAAACAATTCGCTTCTTTGCCATGGTTAAAAGATCGCAAGATACCAATTATTGCAATTGGCGGTAGTTCACGAAACATTGCAACAGTCCATGAACGAATGACTGATTTTCCAGTCGTAGGAATTCATCAATATGAAATGAAAAAGAAAGATTTAAAAGACACACTCACTTTGTTCACCTCTCTATCTTTTTCCGAGTTGCAGTCATTAGACGGATTAAGCAAAGAACGTGCTGATATTATCATTCCTGCAAACCTTACTTTTATTGCTTTGATGGAACAAGTGCACGCACCCAAATTTATTTTTTGTAATAAAGGCTTGCGTGAAGGATTGTTAATGGAATCTGTGAATCAAAAATATCCCGCAACATACAGTCCACATCATGTAAAGATGACTAGCATCCAACGATTTGTAGACACTTACCAAATTGATAACTATCGCACTAAAAAAAGAACACAAATTGTCGAATTGTTACTCAATGAAATTAAACAAAAACAATTAATGAATGACGAAATTGAGCAATTAACAGCGTATGTTTCTTATGGTTCACAACTTTATCATATTGGTTCCTATATTGAAGAAGATAATAGCGCCTACCATTCTTTTTATTTGCTAGCTAATAGTAATTTAAATGGCTTTACGCATCGTGAACGAATTTCTTTAGCTTTATTAGCCAGTTACAAAAATAAATCCTTGTTCAAATTATTTGTTAAACCTTTTAAACAATGGTTCACAGAAGAAGAATTAAAGTATATTCGTTTAGCGGGTAGTTTGATTAAATTTTGTGAAGCACTTAATATCACTACGGTCAATGAAATTATCCATTTTTCTCTGAAAGACAAAGAAACATATTTTGTCTTAAAAGTAGAATGGTCCTTTGATCCTGTCGCTGAAGAATATCGTGCCAATCGCCAGAAAAAAAATCTAGAAAATATAATTAATAAAAAAGTGGTTATTGATTTTAAGAAAGCATAG